From Apium graveolens cultivar Ventura chromosome 9, ASM990537v1, whole genome shotgun sequence, the proteins below share one genomic window:
- the LOC141687467 gene encoding S-adenosylmethionine synthase 2: protein METFLFTSESVNEGHPDKLCDQISDAVLDACLLQDPDSKVACETCTKTNMVMVFGEITTKANVDYEKIVRDTCREIGFVSDDVGLDADNCKVLVNIEQQSPDIAQGVHGHLTKKPEEIGAGDQGHMFGYATDETPELMPLSHVLATKLGARLTEVRKNGTCAWLRPDGKTQVTVEYQNDHGAMVPIRVHTILISTQHDETVTNDEIAADLKEHVIKPVVPENYLDEKTIFHLNPSGRFVIGGPHGDAGLTGRKIIIDTYGGWGAHGGGAFSGKDPTKVDRSGAYIVRQAAKSIVASGLARRCIVQVSYAIGVPEPLSVFVDTYGTGKIPDREILKIVKETFDFRPGMISINLDLKRGGNGRFLKTAAYGHFGREDPDFTWEVVKPLKWEKA from the coding sequence ATGGAGACCTTTTTGTTTACTTCGGAGTCTGTGAATGAGGGACACCCCGACAAGCTCTGCGATCAGATCTCGGATGCAGTTCTCGATGCCTGTTTGTTGCAGGATCCTGATAGCAAGGTTGCTTGCGAGACTTGCACCAAGACTAATATGGTGATGGTGTTTGGTGAGATTACCACCAAGGCTAATGTGGATTATGAGAAGATTGTGCGTGATACTTGCCGTGAAATTGGATTTGTTTCTGATGATGTTGGGTTGGATGCTGATAACTGTAAGGTTCTTGTTAACATTGAGCAACAGAGTCCTGATATTGCTCAAGGTGTTCATGGTCATTTGACTAAGAAGCCTGAGGAGATTGGTGCTGGTGATCAGGGTCATATGTTTGGTTATGCTACTGATGAGACCCCGGAGCTTATGCCTCTTAGCCATGTTCTTGCAACCAAGCTTGGTGCTCGCTTGACTGAGGTTCGCAAGAATGGGACTTGTGCATGGTTGAGGCCTGATGGGAAGACCCAAGTGACTGTTGAGTACCAGAATGATCATGGTGCTATGGTCCCAATCCGTGTTCATACTATTCTGATCTCAACTCAGCATGATGAGACTGTCACCAATGATGAGATTGCTGCTGATCTCAAGGAGCATGTTATCAAGCCTGTTGTTCCTGAGAATTATCTGGACGAAAAGACCATCTTTCACTTGAACCCATCTGGTCGCTTTGTCATTGGTGGACCACATGGTGATGCTGGTCTAACTGGACGCAAGATCATCATTGACACTTATGGAGGATGGGGTGCACATGGTGGCGGTGCCTTCTCTGGCAAAGACCCAACTAAGGTGGACAGGAGTGGTGCCTACATTGTGAGGCAAGCTGCAAAGAGTATTGTTGCTAGTGGGCTTGCACGTAGGTGCATTGTGCAAGTTTCATATGCTATTGGTGTTCCAGAGCCCTTGTCTGTCTTTGTGGACACATACGGAACCGGAAAGATCCCTGACAGAGAGATTCTCAAGATTGTGAAGGAGACCTTCGACTTCAGGCCCGGAATGATCTCTATCAACCTTGATCTCAAGAGGGGTGGAAATGGTAGGTTCTTGAAGACTGCTGCTTATGGCCATTTTGGAAGAGAGGACCCTGACTTCACATGGGAAGTGGTGAAACCACTCAAGTGGGAGAAAGCTTAA